In Betta splendens chromosome 22, fBetSpl5.4, whole genome shotgun sequence, the following proteins share a genomic window:
- the stac gene encoding SH3 and cysteine-rich domain-containing protein isoform X1, with amino-acid sequence MIPPANRIQDESGGKEDEQDQNETPKSPTASASHQETKSAVRPEHHKRKLQRLKRSLSFKTKSIRSKSADNFFRSGGDTKTELLSDVSSSTGHLCTVGMAPPHASGLPIPPVPPAIPSAPPPTSRAQSRNPLQVDAAGHCFMEHIFKKPTFCDVCNHMIVGTTAKHVVFLAGNTAKHGLRCKACKMSLHHKCENGVGQQRCMGKLPKGFRRYYSSPLLIQEQYGCIKEVMPIACGNKVDPVYEALRFGTSLAQKAKRASGSESPHRNSTSDLDKVPEEAGAHSSRQELSRKHSDDVFTVVANGTELYQQPDMQSEQQRLQGDVLKLNTYVALFDFTAQESTDLEMRAGDRILLADDSNEDWWKGVIEDRMGFFPAAFAHQVQAGDQVFRCNRTFIGCKEQGQITLKEGQICVSSEDECSGFICVASGKKRGFVPGDVLEVI; translated from the exons ATGATCCCGCCGGCCAACAGGATCCAGGACGAAAGTGGGGGCAAAGAGGACGAACAGGACCAGAATGAGACTCCAAAGTCCCCGACGGCGAGCGCGAGCCACCAGGAAACCAAG AGCGCAGTGAGGCCTGAACATCACAAGCGCAAG CTGCAGCGGCTCAAGCGCTCCCTGTCCTTCAAGACCAAGAGCATCCGCAGCAAGAGCGCCGACAACTTCTTCCGCTCCGGCGGCGACACCAAGACGGAGCTGCTGTCGGACGTGAGCAGCAGCACGGGCCACCTGTGCACCGTGGGCATGGCGCCGCCGCACGCCTCCGGCCTGCCCATCCCCCCCGTGCCCCCCGCCATCCCCAGCGCGCCGCCGCCCACCTCGCGCGCGCAGTCGCGCAACCCGCTGCAGGTGGACGCGGCGGGACACTGCTTCATGGAGCACATCTTCAAGAAGCCCACGTTCTGCGACGTCTGCAACCACATGATCGTAG GTACGACGGCCAAGCACGTGGTGTTCCTGGCGGGGAACACGGCCAAGCACGGCCTGCGCTGCAAAGCCTGCAAGATGAGCCTGCACCACAAATGCGAGAACGGCGTGGGACAGCAGCGCTGCATGGGCAAGCTG ccAAAAGGCTTCCGCCGGTACTACAGCTCCCCGTTGCTGATCCAGGAACAGTACGGCTGCATTAAAGAAGTCATGCCCATCG CCTGTGGTAATAAAGTGGACCCTGTGTATGAGGCCTTGAGGTTCGGGACGTCTCTGGCACAGAAGGCCAAACGGGCCAGCGGTTCTGAGTCTCCGCACAGGAACTCG ACCAGTGACTTGGATAAGGTTCCAGAGGAAGCGGGGGCTCACAGCAGTAGGCAGGAGCTGTCGAGAAAGCACAGTGATGACG TTTTCACAGTCGTTGCAAATGGGACAGAGCTTTACCAGCAGCCTGATATGCAG tcggagcagcagcggctgcagggagACGTCCTCAAGCTGAACACCTACGTGGCCTTGTTCGACTTCACCGCCCAGGAGAGCACGGACCTGGAGATGAG AGCGGGAGACAGGATCTTATTGGCCGACGACTCCAACGAAGACTGGTGGAAG GGAGTGATTGAGGACAGGATGGGCTTCTTCCCAGCAGCCTTTGCTCATCAGGTGCAGGCCGGAGACCAGGTGTTCAGGTGTAACCGCACGTTCATCGGCTGTAAGGAGCAAGGCCAGATCACGCTGAAGGAGGGACAG ATTTGCGTGAGCAGCGAGGACGAATGCAGCGGCTTCATCTGCGTGGCGAGTGGGAAGAAGAGGGGCTTCGTGCCCGGCGACGTCCTGGAAGTCATCTGA
- the stac gene encoding SH3 and cysteine-rich domain-containing protein isoform X2 translates to MIPPANRIQDESGGKEDEQDQNETPKSPTASASHQETKLQRLKRSLSFKTKSIRSKSADNFFRSGGDTKTELLSDVSSSTGHLCTVGMAPPHASGLPIPPVPPAIPSAPPPTSRAQSRNPLQVDAAGHCFMEHIFKKPTFCDVCNHMIVGTTAKHVVFLAGNTAKHGLRCKACKMSLHHKCENGVGQQRCMGKLPKGFRRYYSSPLLIQEQYGCIKEVMPIACGNKVDPVYEALRFGTSLAQKAKRASGSESPHRNSTSDLDKVPEEAGAHSSRQELSRKHSDDVFTVVANGTELYQQPDMQSEQQRLQGDVLKLNTYVALFDFTAQESTDLEMRAGDRILLADDSNEDWWKGVIEDRMGFFPAAFAHQVQAGDQVFRCNRTFIGCKEQGQITLKEGQICVSSEDECSGFICVASGKKRGFVPGDVLEVI, encoded by the exons ATGATCCCGCCGGCCAACAGGATCCAGGACGAAAGTGGGGGCAAAGAGGACGAACAGGACCAGAATGAGACTCCAAAGTCCCCGACGGCGAGCGCGAGCCACCAGGAAACCAAG CTGCAGCGGCTCAAGCGCTCCCTGTCCTTCAAGACCAAGAGCATCCGCAGCAAGAGCGCCGACAACTTCTTCCGCTCCGGCGGCGACACCAAGACGGAGCTGCTGTCGGACGTGAGCAGCAGCACGGGCCACCTGTGCACCGTGGGCATGGCGCCGCCGCACGCCTCCGGCCTGCCCATCCCCCCCGTGCCCCCCGCCATCCCCAGCGCGCCGCCGCCCACCTCGCGCGCGCAGTCGCGCAACCCGCTGCAGGTGGACGCGGCGGGACACTGCTTCATGGAGCACATCTTCAAGAAGCCCACGTTCTGCGACGTCTGCAACCACATGATCGTAG GTACGACGGCCAAGCACGTGGTGTTCCTGGCGGGGAACACGGCCAAGCACGGCCTGCGCTGCAAAGCCTGCAAGATGAGCCTGCACCACAAATGCGAGAACGGCGTGGGACAGCAGCGCTGCATGGGCAAGCTG ccAAAAGGCTTCCGCCGGTACTACAGCTCCCCGTTGCTGATCCAGGAACAGTACGGCTGCATTAAAGAAGTCATGCCCATCG CCTGTGGTAATAAAGTGGACCCTGTGTATGAGGCCTTGAGGTTCGGGACGTCTCTGGCACAGAAGGCCAAACGGGCCAGCGGTTCTGAGTCTCCGCACAGGAACTCG ACCAGTGACTTGGATAAGGTTCCAGAGGAAGCGGGGGCTCACAGCAGTAGGCAGGAGCTGTCGAGAAAGCACAGTGATGACG TTTTCACAGTCGTTGCAAATGGGACAGAGCTTTACCAGCAGCCTGATATGCAG tcggagcagcagcggctgcagggagACGTCCTCAAGCTGAACACCTACGTGGCCTTGTTCGACTTCACCGCCCAGGAGAGCACGGACCTGGAGATGAG AGCGGGAGACAGGATCTTATTGGCCGACGACTCCAACGAAGACTGGTGGAAG GGAGTGATTGAGGACAGGATGGGCTTCTTCCCAGCAGCCTTTGCTCATCAGGTGCAGGCCGGAGACCAGGTGTTCAGGTGTAACCGCACGTTCATCGGCTGTAAGGAGCAAGGCCAGATCACGCTGAAGGAGGGACAG ATTTGCGTGAGCAGCGAGGACGAATGCAGCGGCTTCATCTGCGTGGCGAGTGGGAAGAAGAGGGGCTTCGTGCCCGGCGACGTCCTGGAAGTCATCTGA